From Panthera uncia isolate 11264 chromosome X, Puncia_PCG_1.0, whole genome shotgun sequence, the proteins below share one genomic window:
- the SOX3 gene encoding transcription factor SOX-3 isoform X2, which yields MYSLLETELKNPVGPPAPAAGAGGGNGGGSSGGGGGSDQDRVKRPMNAFMVWSRGQRRKMALENPKMHNSEISKRLGADWKLLTDAEKRPFIDEAKRLRAVHMKEYPDYKYRPRRKTKTLLKKDKYSLPGGLLPPGAAAAAAAAAAAAAASSPVGVGQRLDTYTHVNGWANGAYSLVQEQLGYAQPATMSSPPPPPALPQMHRYDMAGLQYSPMMPPGAQSYMNAAAAAAAASGYGGMALGPMGTVVKTEPSSPPPAITSHSQRACLGDLRDMISMYLPPGGDAADAASPLPGGRLHSVHQHYQGAGTAVNGTVPLTHI from the exons ATGTACAGCTTGCTGGAGACCGAGCTCAAGAACCCCGTGGGGCCACCCGCCCCAGCGGCAGGCGCGG GCGGCGGCAACGGCGGGGGTTCgagcggcgggggcgggggcagcgaCCAGGACCGCGTGAAGCGGCCCATGAACGCCTTCATGGTGTGGTCCCGTGGGCAGCGGCGCAAGATGGCCCTGGAGAACCCCAAGATGCACAACTCCGAGATCAGCAAGCGCTTGGGCGCCGACTGGAAACTGCTGACCGACGCCGAGAAGCGGCCGTTCATCGACGAGGCCAAGCGACTGCGCGCCGTGCACATGAAAGAGTACCCGGACTACAAGTACCGGCCGCGCCGCAAGACCAAGACGCTGCTCAAGAAGGACAAGTACTCCCTGCCCGGAGGCCTGCTGCCccccggcgccgccgccgccgccgcggccgccgccgccgccgccgccgccagcagCCCGGTGGGCGTGGGCCAGCGCCTGGACACGTACACACACGTGAACGGCTGGGCCAACGGCGCGTACTCGCTGGTGCAGGAGCAGCTGGGATACGCGCAGCCCGCTACCATGAGcagcccgccgccgccgcccgcgctgCCGCAGATGCACCGCTACGACATGGCCGGCCTGCAGTACAGCCCCATGATGCCGCCCGGCGCCCAGAGCTACATgaacgccgccgccgccgccgccgccgcctcgggcTACGGGGGCATGGC CCTGGGCCCCATGGGCACGGTGGTGAAGACCGAACCCAGCTCGCCGCCGCCCGCCATCACGTCGCACTCGCAGCGTGCGTGCCTCGGCGATCTGCGCGACATGATCAGCATGTACCTGCCACCCGGCGGGGACGCGGCTGACGCCGCTTCGCCGCTGCCCGGCGGCCGCCTGCACAGCGTTCACCAGCACTACCAGGGCGCTGGGACTGCCGTCAACGGAACGGTGCCGCTGACCCACATCTGA
- the SOX3 gene encoding transcription factor SOX-3 isoform X1 — translation MRPARDNASGATSLRVPADLARSTLASLPFPPDPPAPRPPSAPPTESPGLFTVAAPAPGAPSPPATLAHLLPAPAMYSLLETELKNPVGPPAPAAGAGGPAAPGGAGKSGANAAGGANAGGGNGGGSSGGGGGSDQDRVKRPMNAFMVWSRGQRRKMALENPKMHNSEISKRLGADWKLLTDAEKRPFIDEAKRLRAVHMKEYPDYKYRPRRKTKTLLKKDKYSLPGGLLPPGAAAAAAAAAAAAAASSPVGVGQRLDTYTHVNGWANGAYSLVQEQLGYAQPATMSSPPPPPALPQMHRYDMAGLQYSPMMPPGAQSYMNAAAAAAAASGYGGMAPSAAAAAAAAYGQQPATAAAAAAAAAAMSLGPMGTVVKTEPSSPPPAITSHSQRACLGDLRDMISMYLPPGGDAADAASPLPGGRLHSVHQHYQGAGTAVNGTVPLTHI, via the coding sequence ATGCGGCCAGCTCGAGACAACGCATCAGGTGCGACTAGCCTGCGGGTTCCTGCCGACTTGGCGCGGAGCACTTTGGCAAGCCTGCCCTTCCCGCCTGACCCGccggccccccggcccccaaGCGCCCCTCCGACGGAGTCCCCAGGCCTTTTCACCGTGGCCGCTCCAGCCCCGGGAGCGCCTTCTCCTCCCGCCACTCTGGCGCACCTTCTTCCCGCCCCGGCCATGTACAGCTTGCTGGAGACCGAGCTCAAGAACCCCGTGGGGCCACCCGCCCCAGCGGCAGGCGCGGGCGGCCCCGCAGCCCCCGGCGGCGCAGGCAAGAGCGGCGCGAACGCAGCCGGCGGAGCGAACGCAGGCGGCGGCAACGGCGGGGGTTCgagcggcgggggcgggggcagcgaCCAGGACCGCGTGAAGCGGCCCATGAACGCCTTCATGGTGTGGTCCCGTGGGCAGCGGCGCAAGATGGCCCTGGAGAACCCCAAGATGCACAACTCCGAGATCAGCAAGCGCTTGGGCGCCGACTGGAAACTGCTGACCGACGCCGAGAAGCGGCCGTTCATCGACGAGGCCAAGCGACTGCGCGCCGTGCACATGAAAGAGTACCCGGACTACAAGTACCGGCCGCGCCGCAAGACCAAGACGCTGCTCAAGAAGGACAAGTACTCCCTGCCCGGAGGCCTGCTGCCccccggcgccgccgccgccgccgcggccgccgccgccgccgccgccgccagcagCCCGGTGGGCGTGGGCCAGCGCCTGGACACGTACACACACGTGAACGGCTGGGCCAACGGCGCGTACTCGCTGGTGCAGGAGCAGCTGGGATACGCGCAGCCCGCTACCATGAGcagcccgccgccgccgcccgcgctgCCGCAGATGCACCGCTACGACATGGCCGGCCTGCAGTACAGCCCCATGATGCCGCCCGGCGCCCAGAGCTACATgaacgccgccgccgccgccgccgccgcctcgggcTACGGGGGCATGGCGCcctcggccgccgccgccgcggccgccgcctaCGGGCAGCAgcccgccaccgccgccgccgcggctGCCGCCGCGGCCGCCATGAGCCTGGGCCCCATGGGCACGGTGGTGAAGACCGAACCCAGCTCGCCGCCGCCCGCCATCACGTCGCACTCGCAGCGTGCGTGCCTCGGCGATCTGCGCGACATGATCAGCATGTACCTGCCACCCGGCGGGGACGCGGCTGACGCCGCTTCGCCGCTGCCCGGCGGCCGCCTGCACAGCGTTCACCAGCACTACCAGGGCGCTGGGACTGCCGTCAACGGAACGGTGCCGCTGACCCACATCTGA